The proteins below come from a single Treponema phagedenis genomic window:
- a CDS encoding phage tail tape measure protein: MATVRELIFKITGDNEKFKAAIDESKKALDDFNKKTKDVSELYGSIAKQAAIATTAIAAVGIATAKMAVEFNEGFGKVQTLIPGATERIAELEENVLNLSPAVGKTTKDLTEGLYEIISAFGDSADSAKNLELAAKGATAGGATTKESVKLLSAVTKAYGNTSFEAQKRVSDLAFTTLKLGQTSMSDLAVSMQRVTSMNNVLGVSQEELFAIFSSGTGVIGGAAEVSTKLSAVYTELQKPQERLAKSFKELGVATGEELIAKFGGLSGALQALKSVADKTGEPISNLFGSAEAGNLALYAAGEGAAKFASDLEAMNESAGATEQAFNDATVAGPNAFGFQLEQAKLNAQSFAIKLGQELIPSLQALLSPVFKLAEWLKNLNEEQLKLIVSVGKVLITFTAVTAGAFGLVKGIIAVQRGLRAMDAAFKVIGASNPFMLAIAGAAAAVVAIKELLAWMDRAAEKQFKQKLATIEANTATMVQAQRISELAKAYETLNQKEKLNAQEALRMKEIAKEINAITGQSLIMISQSTGKARIDVEASVEAAHDVADRKQEDLEHNKRVLSQLQSAESDLAKIVKEYSESTAWSIEEVFEKFALLPDSLKTVTNAKDGLRKTREEIAKLKIDITETERGIAALRDYSKESFVPELEPEQAVAPINETGKGKEKNEKTQAERLADLEKEYEAEVALIKKSIEDKKEQEELLLKNEESFYKKRLELLESFHKENVTKNLKENAEKNLTVEQSLAKAVGAAHETILEETKKTNEELDRLSDERHQKELEKIKKFTEEAKTDVELKVQLKVETGEITGATEKQLNRAEWEERANLYSQKRNELLDQYISLQKSSNKEDQEKAAAIKKQADNMGTLAEEAAKKASDAFAEATRKIADKFSEIGGIISSTFSQIADAAQGFINNKEEKRRQETAIRLAEIEREKNETLLEIDNELSEKREQKQIEDAEREEQRRQEEFERRQSEYNRSIQELSGSFEVETNLIKLRNTEQQLEAARKKKAEDAAHKKAEDEKIKRDKEARMQEVALLNAKAQAEHEYAVTRITTENAAGDAAAKAAQEAAKWQKAQGVISMSIKAAIETAEAVAQFALGVAGNPQGFAAGAAHTAAAVMAGVQIGVIAGQPLPPDYIQQALPPAPRPIKFAQGGIVMPSAAGTGITLPNGAPGLVAEAGIPEVILPLNLPNLETMFKAAGIYNTDNSASTNYSATYNVEVVHNQGDDLEESILNALRNHDREVYNIVEEGNKNWRV, translated from the coding sequence ATGGCAACAGTGCGAGAGCTCATTTTTAAAATCACTGGGGACAATGAAAAATTTAAAGCCGCAATTGATGAGTCAAAAAAAGCCCTCGATGATTTTAATAAAAAAACAAAAGACGTAAGCGAGCTTTATGGCAGTATTGCAAAGCAAGCGGCAATTGCAACAACAGCGATTGCCGCTGTCGGCATTGCAACTGCAAAAATGGCGGTTGAATTTAACGAAGGCTTTGGGAAGGTGCAAACACTTATTCCGGGAGCTACAGAGCGCATTGCAGAACTTGAAGAAAACGTCCTAAATCTTTCTCCTGCTGTCGGCAAAACAACCAAAGATTTAACCGAAGGCTTATACGAAATAATCTCCGCATTCGGAGATTCAGCCGATAGCGCAAAGAATCTTGAACTTGCCGCAAAGGGAGCAACGGCGGGAGGGGCAACTACAAAAGAATCTGTTAAGCTTTTATCTGCCGTAACAAAAGCATACGGGAACACTTCTTTTGAAGCTCAAAAAAGGGTTTCAGATTTAGCCTTCACAACATTAAAGCTCGGACAAACATCAATGAGCGATCTTGCTGTTTCCATGCAGCGGGTAACATCGATGAATAATGTTCTCGGTGTCTCTCAAGAAGAACTTTTTGCCATATTCTCTTCCGGAACCGGTGTAATCGGCGGAGCTGCGGAAGTTTCAACAAAGCTTTCGGCTGTATATACTGAATTGCAAAAACCGCAAGAGAGGCTTGCAAAAAGTTTTAAAGAATTAGGAGTTGCAACCGGTGAAGAACTCATTGCAAAATTTGGAGGACTTTCCGGAGCACTGCAAGCATTAAAATCGGTAGCCGATAAAACAGGGGAACCTATTAGTAATCTTTTCGGTTCTGCTGAAGCGGGGAACCTCGCCTTGTATGCGGCGGGAGAAGGAGCTGCAAAATTCGCAAGCGACTTAGAAGCAATGAACGAATCGGCGGGGGCTACCGAGCAGGCATTTAACGATGCAACCGTAGCGGGACCAAATGCGTTCGGTTTCCAGCTTGAACAAGCAAAACTTAACGCACAAAGCTTCGCAATTAAACTTGGCCAAGAATTAATTCCGAGTTTACAAGCCCTTTTATCTCCCGTCTTTAAACTTGCCGAGTGGCTTAAAAATTTAAATGAAGAACAACTAAAACTTATTGTTTCTGTTGGGAAAGTTCTTATCACATTCACAGCGGTAACCGCCGGGGCGTTTGGATTGGTAAAAGGAATCATTGCCGTGCAGCGAGGTTTAAGAGCAATGGACGCCGCATTTAAAGTTATCGGTGCGAGCAACCCGTTTATGCTTGCAATTGCAGGAGCCGCAGCGGCTGTTGTTGCAATTAAAGAACTGTTGGCATGGATGGACAGAGCTGCTGAAAAACAGTTTAAACAAAAGCTTGCAACAATTGAAGCGAATACCGCGACAATGGTACAAGCGCAGCGCATAAGCGAACTTGCAAAAGCATATGAAACATTAAATCAAAAAGAAAAACTGAATGCGCAAGAAGCATTGCGCATGAAAGAAATCGCTAAGGAAATAAACGCAATCACCGGGCAGTCCTTGATTATGATAAGTCAGTCAACGGGGAAAGCACGAATTGATGTTGAAGCATCGGTTGAAGCTGCTCATGATGTAGCTGACAGGAAGCAGGAAGATTTAGAGCATAATAAAAGAGTGCTTAGTCAATTGCAATCGGCTGAAAGCGACCTTGCGAAAATCGTAAAAGAATACAGCGAAAGCACTGCATGGTCTATTGAAGAAGTTTTTGAAAAATTTGCATTACTGCCTGACTCTTTAAAAACGGTAACAAATGCAAAAGACGGTTTACGAAAGACACGCGAAGAAATTGCGAAACTTAAAATAGACATCACAGAGACGGAGCGCGGTATTGCAGCATTACGCGATTATTCAAAGGAATCATTTGTGCCGGAACTTGAGCCTGAACAAGCAGTGGCACCAATTAATGAAACAGGCAAAGGAAAAGAAAAAAATGAAAAAACACAAGCGGAACGGCTTGCTGATTTAGAAAAAGAATACGAAGCTGAAGTTGCGCTTATAAAAAAATCTATTGAAGATAAAAAAGAGCAAGAAGAGTTACTTTTAAAAAATGAGGAATCCTTTTATAAAAAACGGCTTGAACTTTTAGAAAGTTTTCATAAAGAAAATGTTACAAAAAATTTAAAAGAGAATGCGGAGAAAAATTTAACTGTTGAACAATCGCTTGCAAAAGCGGTAGGCGCTGCACATGAAACAATTTTAGAAGAAACAAAAAAAACAAATGAGGAACTTGACAGGCTCTCCGATGAGCGGCATCAAAAAGAACTTGAGAAAATAAAAAAGTTTACTGAAGAAGCAAAAACGGACGTTGAGCTTAAAGTACAATTAAAAGTAGAAACCGGAGAAATTACAGGTGCAACAGAAAAACAATTAAACCGCGCCGAGTGGGAGGAACGAGCAAACCTATACAGCCAAAAACGTAATGAACTTTTAGATCAGTATATTTCGTTGCAAAAAAGTTCAAACAAAGAAGATCAGGAAAAGGCAGCGGCAATAAAAAAGCAGGCGGACAACATGGGGACGCTTGCCGAAGAAGCGGCAAAGAAAGCGAGCGATGCATTTGCCGAAGCTACCCGCAAAATTGCCGATAAGTTTTCTGAAATCGGCGGAATTATAAGTTCGACATTTTCGCAAATTGCAGATGCAGCGCAAGGATTTATAAATAATAAAGAAGAGAAGCGAAGACAAGAGACTGCTATTCGCCTTGCTGAAATTGAGCGTGAAAAAAACGAAACGCTTTTAGAAATCGACAATGAGCTTTCAGAAAAAAGAGAGCAAAAACAAATTGAAGATGCCGAGCGCGAAGAGCAGCGGAGGCAAGAAGAGTTTGAGAGACGACAATCAGAATACAATCGAAGTATACAGGAGCTTTCAGGAAGTTTTGAAGTTGAAACCAATTTGATAAAACTCCGCAACACGGAACAGCAGCTTGAAGCGGCTCGAAAGAAAAAAGCGGAAGACGCAGCACATAAAAAAGCGGAAGATGAAAAAATAAAACGCGACAAAGAAGCGCGCATGCAAGAGGTTGCCTTATTAAACGCAAAAGCTCAAGCCGAACATGAATACGCGGTTACACGAATTACAACAGAAAACGCTGCAGGAGATGCCGCCGCAAAGGCTGCACAGGAAGCTGCAAAATGGCAAAAGGCACAAGGTGTTATTAGCATGAGTATTAAAGCAGCAATAGAAACGGCGGAAGCGGTTGCGCAGTTTGCACTTGGTGTTGCCGGAAATCCGCAAGGGTTTGCAGCAGGAGCTGCACATACTGCTGCCGCTGTAATGGCAGGCGTACAAATAGGCGTTATTGCGGGGCAACCCTTACCGCCCGACTACATCCAGCAAGCCTTACCGCCTGCACCTCGCCCGATTAAATTCGCACAAGGCGGTATTGTTATGCCGAGTGCAGCGGGTACCGGCATCACCTTACCGAACGGCGCCCCGGGGCTTGTCGCTGAAGCGGGAATCCCTGAAGTGATACTGCCACTTAACTTGCCGAATCTTGAAACAATGTTTAAAGCCGCAGGAATTTATAATACCGATAACAGCGCAAGTACGAATTATTCTGCAACATACAATGTCGAAGTTGTGCACAATCAAGGAGATGATTTAGAAGAAAGTATTTTAAACGCACTAAGAAATCACGACCGTGAAGTATACAACATTGTCGAAGAAGGAAATAAAAACTGGCGTGTTTAA
- a CDS encoding transcriptional regulator, with product MDNSTVPLDDFLILEKYAVTSRPYPFDLERKQKVERAMFDAGIRSVSELAKRLKMNYTSLSEIINGTRLSRKAETRIAAFLKRPAAELFTVRTPLELAKMNKKQIESNGGRVA from the coding sequence ATGGACAACAGCACTGTACCTCTTGATGATTTTTTAATTTTGGAAAAATACGCGGTAACAAGTAGACCGTACCCCTTTGACCTTGAGCGTAAACAAAAGGTAGAGCGGGCTATGTTTGACGCGGGTATTCGAAGCGTTTCCGAATTAGCGAAACGGTTAAAAATGAATTATACAAGCCTATCGGAAATAATCAACGGTACCCGCTTAAGTAGAAAGGCAGAAACTCGTATTGCAGCCTTTTTAAAAAGGCCCGCCGCCGAACTCTTTACTGTACGTACTCCTTTAGAACTTGCAAAGATGAACAAAAAACAAATTGAAAGTAACGGGGGGCGTGTTGCATGA
- a CDS encoding major capsid protein — translation MPIRTQLAGSLNAFFNLKNFTDVVSGLPKPQTPMTDLLFPAASRKQKTSPYIAVADIQNVTGAVPVVLRGTKSYAVGGDKKSLGMIEVQPLSMNRFISGAELNNLIAMGDVENINAKLTEVIENLRDRTAVSTEILVCQSLSGRIAYPASIEGGADDIYQVEIGKLKELSAAALTATATLADVQKELESQFVEQQKTGASADVVFLVGSDVYSKIIDIIAKVTSNVPVQWTETGCTLFGKYKLMPMSGTYALPGQTATTPIVDAKSIQTIDLKNTGKLFYAALDELDAKLQPLPFFASYEEITDPSGIKVLSSSKPLPAFAVSKSTIKKYLK, via the coding sequence ATGCCAATACGAACACAATTAGCGGGATCGCTCAATGCGTTTTTTAATTTAAAGAATTTTACCGATGTGGTAAGCGGTCTACCAAAGCCGCAAACGCCGATGACCGATCTACTCTTTCCGGCTGCAAGCCGAAAGCAAAAAACAAGTCCGTATATTGCGGTTGCTGACATTCAAAATGTAACCGGTGCCGTTCCGGTTGTCTTACGCGGAACAAAGTCCTATGCGGTAGGCGGCGATAAAAAATCGCTCGGCATGATTGAAGTGCAGCCTTTGAGCATGAACAGATTTATATCCGGGGCTGAATTAAATAACCTTATTGCAATGGGCGATGTTGAGAACATTAACGCAAAACTGACCGAGGTAATCGAGAACTTACGCGACCGCACGGCGGTATCAACTGAAATTCTTGTATGCCAATCGTTGAGCGGAAGGATAGCGTATCCTGCAAGTATCGAAGGCGGAGCCGATGATATATATCAGGTCGAAATCGGCAAGCTTAAAGAATTAAGTGCTGCCGCTCTTACCGCTACGGCAACATTGGCTGATGTGCAAAAAGAACTTGAATCGCAATTTGTTGAGCAGCAAAAAACGGGCGCATCTGCTGATGTAGTATTCTTAGTTGGCTCAGATGTGTATTCAAAAATCATTGACATTATCGCAAAGGTAACAAGTAACGTTCCGGTTCAATGGACAGAAACAGGCTGCACCTTATTCGGTAAATATAAACTTATGCCAATGAGCGGCACCTACGCACTTCCGGGACAAACGGCAACAACGCCTATAGTGGATGCAAAATCAATTCAGACTATTGATCTAAAAAACACCGGTAAGTTGTTTTATGCTGCCCTCGATGAGCTTGATGCAAAGCTGCAACCCTTGCCGTTTTTCGCAAGCTATGAAGAGATAACCGATCCTTCAGGGATTAAGGTTTTATCCTCTTCAAAACCATTGCCGGCATTTGCAGTTTCAAAATCAACAATTAAGAAGTATTTAAAATAG
- a CDS encoding phage virion morphogenesis protein produces MKIQVTLQYDNLKPADSLAPLMKEFSLMGLSAIQKNIESNVKPENAPLTKSVKQGDNTLRDYGKLRASLTAQHSESEAVIGTKVPYARTHNPENGEKETVIRPKNAQYLCIPASPYTRTLFRRYGFSPRNVIDGLKKNGVSVYRPYRKGTSTRANVILAKEKDGQPKVIFILKKQITIPARPFMFLPDSVIKAMEKRAEDYCAV; encoded by the coding sequence ATGAAGATACAAGTTACGCTTCAATATGATAATTTAAAACCTGCAGATTCTCTAGCTCCTCTTATGAAAGAGTTTTCGCTTATGGGTTTAAGTGCAATTCAAAAAAATATTGAAAGCAATGTAAAGCCTGAAAATGCGCCGCTTACAAAATCGGTAAAGCAGGGAGATAATACGCTTCGCGATTATGGAAAGTTGCGCGCAAGTCTTACCGCGCAGCACTCTGAAAGCGAAGCGGTAATCGGAACAAAGGTTCCGTACGCAAGAACTCACAATCCTGAAAACGGCGAAAAAGAAACGGTTATTCGTCCTAAAAACGCGCAGTATTTGTGCATCCCCGCAAGTCCTTATACAAGAACGTTATTTAGGCGTTACGGATTTTCTCCGCGTAACGTTATTGACGGATTAAAAAAGAACGGCGTTTCAGTGTATCGCCCGTATAGAAAAGGAACGAGTACAAGGGCGAATGTTATTTTGGCAAAAGAAAAAGACGGACAGCCAAAAGTAATTTTTATTTTAAAAAAACAAATAACAATCCCTGCGCGCCCGTTTATGTTTTTACCGGATTCAGTAATTAAAGCAATGGAAAAAAGAGCGGAGGACTATTGTGCCGTGTAA
- a CDS encoding helix-turn-helix domain-containing protein: MIGDRLKKIREKKGLNQGEFAAFLGVSQQNLSHYENNKRDISETVKIKLQQNGVNLNWLLTGTGEPFLNGDSEPDKPAILQELENTALNATASKFADYDERLNAIEQEQQKLRQEWEEIIQLYSPENMKKPENPRKSIIRTMGSTGEVHERLAYYGTDGEEEETEDLPLAENLAAGFPIEAFNEYKTYPVPKRFLKKRHKYCVAKIKGTSMTAAGIADGSHVLLEYYNSPVNGSIMVVKYGENTTLKRLHQTDEGEWQLLFEDGSGAIIPLKEGDWEAKAKFIAVL; this comes from the coding sequence ATGATTGGAGACAGATTAAAAAAAATTAGAGAGAAAAAAGGCTTAAATCAAGGTGAATTTGCTGCTTTTTTAGGGGTAAGTCAGCAAAATTTAAGTCATTATGAGAATAATAAACGGGATATATCTGAAACAGTAAAAATAAAATTACAACAAAATGGCGTAAATTTAAACTGGCTCTTAACCGGCACAGGAGAGCCTTTTTTAAATGGAGATTCTGAACCGGATAAACCAGCTATTTTACAGGAACTTGAAAACACAGCACTAAATGCTACGGCCTCTAAATTTGCCGATTATGATGAGCGACTAAACGCCATAGAACAAGAGCAGCAAAAACTCCGGCAAGAGTGGGAAGAAATTATACAATTATATTCTCCTGAAAACATGAAAAAGCCGGAGAATCCTCGTAAGTCAATTATTCGCACAATGGGTTCAACCGGTGAAGTGCACGAGCGGCTTGCCTATTACGGCACGGACGGCGAAGAGGAAGAAACGGAAGATTTACCTCTTGCCGAAAACCTTGCGGCGGGCTTTCCTATAGAAGCTTTCAACGAGTATAAAACCTACCCGGTGCCGAAACGCTTTTTAAAAAAGAGGCATAAATATTGCGTGGCAAAAATTAAGGGTACCAGCATGACAGCGGCGGGAATTGCGGACGGCAGCCATGTATTATTAGAATACTACAACAGCCCGGTAAACGGTTCAATTATGGTCGTAAAATATGGAGAAAATACCACGTTAAAACGACTCCACCAAACAGATGAGGGAGAGTGGCAGCTGTTGTTTGAAGACGGCAGCGGGGCGATAATTCCTCTTAAAGAAGGCGATTGGGAGGCAAAAGCTAAATTTATAGCCGTTTTGTAA
- a CDS encoding STAS-like domain-containing protein, whose amino-acid sequence MRKLKEATLKVAECGSGYKYQGARFIHLGPDSGEEFRENFLIPFLKKNKSDCRLCVDFAGTVVFTHGFLEESFGGAIRLGFETVKKIQFKNIPPEIKKELLRLIKEK is encoded by the coding sequence GTGAGAAAATTGAAGGAAGCAACATTAAAAGTAGCGGAATGCGGCAGCGGCTATAAATATCAAGGCGCAAGGTTTATTCATTTAGGCCCCGATTCCGGAGAAGAATTCAGAGAGAATTTTTTAATTCCGTTTCTTAAAAAAAATAAATCCGATTGCAGGTTGTGTGTTGACTTTGCCGGCACTGTTGTATTTACGCACGGATTTTTGGAAGAAAGTTTTGGAGGCGCAATACGGCTCGGGTTTGAAACGGTAAAAAAAATTCAATTTAAAAACATTCCGCCTGAAATAAAAAAAGAGCTTTTGCGCTTGATAAAAGAAAAATAA
- a CDS encoding Mu transposase C-terminal domain-containing protein translates to MKVSTKDMADILSISRKALLEKAGREKWQYVKRQGGKFWITESMSEDVQLAVLSAREVATKTQSESGQLFTQVTESERDVAKLRMSIINAYNTAELSAKEFCKAFNAGEISLALKEAYGKHLSERTFYRWLSEFTQSGISGITPLYSSGNSRGGSGASLTDEEKDVLKHFYLDINRRSINHCFLALKANLPDTTATYQVCYRYLKSLPPAQVDRYRKGETFFEARHLPYIERNKPLYKSMEHVQGDHHILDRVVKYKGKLVRPWVSTFIDMRSGAVLGWCVNTNPSSQTILAAYYMMIVRFGIPLVVHVDNGKDYKGKVIKGQSARMKVFDAAGVEREEEVLITGAIVTCGSKLIYATPFHGQSKGVQERFYGVLEEYYSKNTGNYIGSNTSARVDEQRLFWRAINGKAKRDDVSEWADVVNEFVHWVHWYNTEWVSNAKGRKGLTPEQAFLENLPENLRAPDMETVELALTKAEVRTVSRNGIRIGSTEYWAEELRGLTGQQVMARLNLTNKNEVLVCDSKGKVLCRAYAGMFIETGNTEADMEFVQSVRKKVRAFVKDNPLERLSFKPKNMLEIAMEATGIETPQIDSYIPQLEEPEKEEKETEPKKGKYQNYFDADDLQILTS, encoded by the coding sequence ATGAAAGTATCAACAAAAGATATGGCGGATATTTTAAGCATAAGCCGCAAAGCGTTATTAGAAAAAGCGGGGCGGGAAAAATGGCAGTACGTTAAAAGGCAGGGCGGCAAGTTTTGGATAACCGAAAGCATGAGCGAAGATGTGCAGCTTGCCGTTCTTTCTGCCCGAGAGGTAGCAACAAAAACGCAAAGCGAATCGGGGCAGTTATTTACACAAGTTACCGAATCGGAGCGAGATGTTGCAAAGCTTAGAATGTCAATCATAAACGCATACAACACCGCCGAGCTTTCGGCGAAGGAGTTTTGTAAGGCGTTTAATGCAGGGGAAATTTCCCTTGCATTAAAAGAGGCATACGGCAAGCATTTAAGCGAGCGCACCTTTTACCGCTGGTTAAGTGAGTTTACGCAAAGCGGGATTTCAGGAATAACCCCGCTATACTCTTCCGGCAATAGCCGCGGAGGCAGCGGGGCAAGTTTAACCGACGAAGAAAAAGATGTACTCAAACATTTTTATTTAGACATTAACAGACGAAGCATTAATCACTGCTTCCTTGCACTTAAAGCAAACTTGCCGGATACAACGGCAACGTATCAGGTTTGTTATCGGTATTTAAAAAGTTTACCGCCTGCACAAGTTGACCGGTACCGCAAAGGCGAAACTTTCTTTGAAGCGCGGCACCTGCCGTACATTGAGCGAAACAAACCGCTATACAAAAGCATGGAGCATGTGCAGGGGGATCACCATATATTAGATCGCGTGGTTAAGTACAAGGGAAAGCTAGTGCGGCCATGGGTAAGTACTTTTATTGATATGCGAAGCGGGGCGGTTTTAGGTTGGTGCGTGAACACAAACCCTTCAAGTCAAACAATTCTCGCCGCGTACTACATGATGATTGTGCGCTTCGGAATTCCTTTAGTTGTGCACGTCGACAACGGCAAGGACTACAAGGGTAAAGTAATCAAGGGTCAGAGTGCGCGCATGAAAGTCTTTGATGCGGCCGGAGTTGAGCGAGAAGAGGAAGTGCTTATCACCGGAGCAATTGTAACCTGCGGCAGTAAATTAATTTATGCAACGCCGTTCCATGGGCAATCGAAAGGCGTTCAAGAGCGGTTCTACGGGGTTCTCGAAGAGTATTACTCAAAGAATACCGGGAACTATATTGGCAGCAATACGAGCGCTCGTGTTGACGAGCAGCGGCTTTTTTGGAGAGCAATAAACGGCAAGGCAAAGCGGGATGATGTAAGCGAATGGGCTGATGTTGTAAACGAATTCGTCCACTGGGTGCATTGGTACAATACCGAATGGGTTAGCAATGCAAAGGGGCGAAAAGGGCTAACGCCTGAGCAGGCTTTTTTAGAAAACTTACCTGAGAACTTGCGCGCCCCCGATATGGAAACGGTAGAGCTTGCGCTCACGAAGGCGGAGGTGCGCACCGTTTCGAGAAACGGCATTCGAATTGGCAGCACCGAATATTGGGCTGAGGAGCTGCGGGGCTTAACGGGGCAACAAGTAATGGCGCGGTTAAATCTCACCAATAAAAATGAAGTGCTCGTCTGCGATTCAAAGGGCAAGGTTTTATGCCGGGCGTATGCGGGCATGTTTATTGAAACAGGCAATACAGAAGCGGACATGGAGTTTGTGCAATCGGTGCGCAAAAAGGTGCGCGCTTTTGTAAAAGACAATCCGCTTGAGCGGCTTTCGTTTAAACCTAAAAACATGCTTGAAATTGCGATGGAAGCAACCGGCATTGAAACGCCGCAAATCGATTCTTACATTCCGCAGCTTGAAGAGCCTGAAAAAGAAGAAAAAGAAACTGAACCTAAAAAGGGCAAGTATCAAAATTATTTTGATGCGGATGATTTACAAATACTAACATCATAG
- a CDS encoding IS630 family transposase, which translates to MPKPPSKLELNPEELTYLESLVRLRTIQAQTLTRARILLLKSKGLSIKETADKVGYTYRSVALCLKKYKQGGVEHALTDAPGRGNNPEITDEEKSWIINLACQKPTTFGYAAETWTYALLTKHINTTAESAGYLRLATIHKTTVFKILTEADIKPYKIEYYCENRDPDFDRKMHNVLLVYKQLELYFEENKPLQTEEGKNIHVVSYDEKPGIQAIATTSDDLPADETHQCIRRDYEYKRLGTLSLLAGIDLQTGDAIPLVSDSHTSKDYVQFLKILDERYPQEDKIRIILDNLKVHTSKETIRYLSTVPGRFEFVFTPKHGSWLNMIEGFFSKLTRQLLRGMRVKSKTELVNRLYKYFDEINEEPVVFHWKYNLDDLDVSEAVITDALKYELNYKTLY; encoded by the coding sequence ATGCCAAAACCGCCGAGTAAACTTGAACTAAATCCTGAAGAGCTCACGTACCTTGAATCACTTGTTCGTTTACGAACAATCCAAGCACAAACGCTCACGCGTGCACGAATACTTTTGCTTAAAAGCAAGGGGCTGTCCATTAAGGAAACAGCCGACAAGGTAGGCTATACGTATAGAAGCGTTGCGCTCTGCCTTAAGAAATATAAGCAGGGCGGCGTAGAGCATGCTCTCACCGATGCACCCGGACGCGGAAACAATCCGGAAATTACCGATGAAGAGAAATCGTGGATTATAAATCTCGCTTGTCAAAAACCGACTACTTTTGGGTATGCTGCAGAAACATGGACTTACGCACTGTTAACAAAGCATATTAACACCACCGCTGAAAGTGCAGGATACCTACGGCTCGCTACTATCCATAAAACAACGGTATTTAAAATACTAACTGAAGCAGACATTAAACCTTACAAAATAGAATATTACTGTGAAAACAGAGACCCTGACTTTGATAGAAAAATGCACAATGTTTTGCTCGTTTATAAGCAACTTGAACTTTATTTTGAGGAAAATAAGCCATTACAGACAGAAGAAGGGAAGAATATCCATGTTGTTTCGTATGATGAGAAGCCCGGCATACAAGCTATCGCGACGACAAGCGATGATTTACCTGCTGATGAAACCCATCAATGCATTCGCCGTGATTATGAATACAAACGGCTTGGCACGCTCTCACTTTTAGCAGGCATTGATTTACAGACGGGGGATGCCATTCCTCTTGTAAGCGACAGTCACACCAGTAAAGATTATGTGCAATTTCTTAAAATACTTGATGAACGATACCCGCAAGAAGATAAAATTAGAATCATTTTGGATAACTTAAAAGTACATACCTCCAAAGAAACCATTCGATATCTTTCAACGGTACCGGGAAGATTTGAGTTTGTGTTTACGCCAAAGCATGGTTCTTGGTTAAATATGATTGAAGGATTTTTCAGCAAACTAACAAGACAACTGTTGCGGGGCATGAGAGTAAAATCAAAAACAGAGTTAGTTAATCGACTGTATAAATACTTTGACGAGATTAATGAAGAGCCAGTCGTATTCCATTGGAAATACAATCTTGATGATCTCGATGTTTCTGAAGCGGTTATAACCGACGCTCTCAAATATGAACTTAATTACAAAACGTTATACTAG